The following proteins are encoded in a genomic region of Streptomyces lunaelactis:
- the fabI gene encoding enoyl-ACP reductase FabI encodes MSGILAGKRILITGVLMESSIAFHTARLAQEQGAEIILTAFPRPTLTERIARKLPKPVKVIELDVTNTEHLDRLADLVRDELGGLDGVVHSIGFAPQDALGGNFLNTPFESVATAMHVSAFSLKSLTMACLPLMNEGGSVVGLTFDAKFAWPQYDWMGPAKAALEATSRYLARDLGKQNVRCNLVSAGPIGSMAAKSIPGFSELADVWNHRSPLEWDMSDPEPAGRGVVALLSDWFPKTTGEIVHVDGGLHAIGA; translated from the coding sequence ATGAGTGGAATCCTCGCCGGCAAGCGCATCCTGATCACCGGTGTGCTGATGGAGTCGTCCATCGCCTTCCACACCGCCAGGCTGGCCCAGGAGCAGGGCGCCGAGATCATCCTGACCGCCTTCCCCCGGCCCACGCTCACCGAGCGCATCGCCAGGAAGCTGCCCAAGCCCGTCAAGGTCATCGAGCTGGACGTGACCAATACCGAGCACCTGGACCGGCTCGCCGACCTGGTACGCGACGAGCTCGGCGGGCTGGACGGCGTCGTCCACTCCATCGGCTTCGCCCCGCAGGACGCGCTCGGCGGCAACTTCCTCAACACGCCGTTCGAGTCCGTCGCCACGGCGATGCACGTCTCGGCGTTCTCGCTGAAGTCGCTCACGATGGCGTGCCTGCCGCTGATGAACGAAGGCGGCTCGGTCGTCGGCCTGACCTTCGACGCCAAGTTCGCCTGGCCGCAGTACGACTGGATGGGCCCGGCCAAGGCCGCGCTGGAGGCCACGTCGCGCTACCTCGCCCGCGATCTGGGCAAGCAGAACGTCCGCTGCAACCTGGTCTCGGCCGGTCCGATCGGCTCCATGGCCGCCAAGTCCATCCCGGGCTTCTCGGAGCTCGCGGACGTGTGGAACCACCGTTCCCCGCTGGAGTGGGACATGTCCGACCCGGAGCCTGCCGGCCGTGGTGTCGTGGCGCTGCTCTCGGACTGGTTCCCGAAGACGACCGGCGAGATCGTCCACGTGGACGGCGGTCTGCACGCCATCGGCGCGTAG
- the serB gene encoding phosphoserine phosphatase SerB, with the protein MSASQPPASQTPQTPETSETPDVPTLLVKIFGKDRPGITAGLFDTLAAYSVDVVDIEQVVSRGRLVLCALVTAPTAGGTTEGELRATVHSWAESLKLQAEIISGTGDNRPRGSGRSHVTVLGHPLTAESTAAIAARIAAIGGNIDRIFRLAKYPVTAVEFAVSGTETEPLRTALATEAAEIGVDVAVVSAGLHRRAQRLVVMDVDSTLIQDEVIELFAAHAGCEDKVAEVTAAAMRGELDFEQSLHARVALLAGLDASVVDKVRTEVRLTPGARTLIRTLKRLGYQVGVVSGGFTQVTDDLKTRLGLDFASANTLEIVDGKLTGRVVGEIVDRAGKARLLRRFATEAGVPLSQTVAIGDGANDLDMLNAAGLGVAFNAKPVVRRAAHTAVNVPFLDAVLYLLGITREEVEAADGEGAEH; encoded by the coding sequence ATGAGCGCATCGCAGCCCCCCGCATCGCAGACCCCTCAGACCCCTGAGACCTCTGAGACCCCTGACGTACCCACCCTCCTCGTCAAGATCTTCGGGAAGGACCGTCCCGGGATCACCGCAGGCCTCTTCGACACCCTCGCCGCCTACTCCGTCGACGTCGTCGACATCGAGCAGGTCGTCTCCCGGGGCCGCCTCGTCCTGTGCGCCCTCGTCACCGCGCCGACCGCCGGTGGGACCACCGAGGGCGAGCTGCGGGCGACCGTGCACAGCTGGGCCGAGTCCCTGAAGCTGCAGGCCGAGATCATCTCGGGCACCGGCGACAACCGGCCGCGCGGCAGTGGCCGTTCGCATGTCACCGTGCTGGGGCACCCGCTCACCGCCGAGTCGACCGCCGCCATAGCGGCCAGGATCGCGGCGATCGGCGGCAATATCGACCGGATCTTCCGGCTCGCCAAGTATCCCGTCACCGCCGTCGAGTTCGCGGTGTCCGGCACGGAGACCGAGCCGCTGCGCACCGCGCTGGCGACCGAGGCCGCCGAGATCGGCGTAGATGTGGCGGTCGTGTCGGCCGGGCTGCACCGGCGGGCCCAGCGCCTGGTCGTCATGGATGTGGACTCGACCCTCATCCAGGACGAGGTCATCGAGCTGTTCGCCGCGCATGCGGGGTGCGAGGACAAGGTCGCCGAGGTCACCGCCGCCGCGATGCGCGGTGAGCTGGACTTCGAGCAGTCGCTGCACGCGCGCGTGGCGCTGCTGGCCGGGCTCGACGCGTCCGTCGTGGACAAGGTACGGACGGAGGTCAGGCTGACCCCCGGTGCCCGCACCCTGATCCGTACGCTCAAGCGGCTCGGCTACCAGGTGGGCGTCGTGTCGGGTGGCTTCACCCAGGTCACCGACGATCTCAAAACGCGGCTCGGGCTCGACTTCGCCTCGGCGAACACGCTGGAGATCGTGGACGGGAAACTCACCGGCCGGGTGGTCGGCGAGATCGTGGACCGCGCGGGCAAGGCCCGGCTGCTGCGCCGGTTCGCCACCGAGGCGGGGGTGCCGCTGTCGCAGACCGTCGCGATCGGTGACGGTGCCAATGATCTGGACATGCTCAATGCGGCAGGGCTCGGTGTCGCCTTCAACGCCAAGCCCGTCGTCCGCCGGGCGGCCCACACCGCGGTCAATGTGCCGTTCCTGGACGCGGTGCTCTATCTGCTGGGGATTACGCGCGAAGAGGTCGAGGCGGCCGACGGCGAGGGCGCGGAGCACTAG
- a CDS encoding TldD/PmbA family protein, with protein MPHSIDEAFTALPLRALADAALARARALGAEHADFRFERVRSAAWRLRDAKPAGSSDTTDLGYAVRVVHGGAWGFASGVDMTMDAAARVAGQAISMAKLSGQVIAAAGSDERVELADEPVHADRTWVSSYEINPFEVPDEEKTALLAQWSTRLLRADGVAHVDASLLTVQENKFYADTAGTVTTQQRVRLHPQLTAVAVDETTGEFDSMRTIAPPVGRGWEYLTGTGWDWESELERIPTLLAERMRAPSVEAGRYDLVVDPSNLWLTIHESIGHATELDRALGYEAAYAGTSFATFDKLGKLEYGSSVMNVTGDRTAEHGLATIGYDDEGVEAQSWDLVKDGTLVGYQLDRRIAKLTGLGRSNGCAFADSPGHVPVQRMANVSLQPDPGGLSTDDLIGGVERGIYVVGDRSWSIDMQRYNFQFTGQRFFRIENGRLAGQLRDVAYQATTTDFWGSMEKVGGPQTYVLGGAFNCGKAQPGQVAAVSHGCPSALFRGVNILNTTQEAGR; from the coding sequence GTGCCTCATTCCATCGACGAAGCCTTCACGGCGCTGCCGCTGCGGGCGCTCGCCGACGCGGCACTCGCCCGGGCCCGCGCGCTCGGTGCCGAGCATGCCGACTTCCGTTTCGAGCGCGTACGCAGCGCGGCCTGGCGGCTGCGTGACGCCAAGCCCGCGGGCTCGTCGGACACCACGGACCTCGGCTACGCGGTGCGGGTGGTGCACGGCGGCGCCTGGGGTTTCGCATCCGGCGTCGATATGACGATGGACGCGGCCGCCAGGGTCGCGGGCCAGGCGATTTCGATGGCGAAGCTCTCCGGTCAGGTGATCGCGGCGGCGGGCTCCGACGAGCGGGTGGAGCTGGCGGACGAGCCGGTACACGCGGACCGGACCTGGGTCTCCTCGTACGAGATCAACCCGTTCGAGGTACCCGACGAGGAGAAGACTGCGCTGCTGGCGCAGTGGAGTACGCGGCTGCTGCGGGCCGACGGCGTCGCGCATGTGGACGCCTCGCTGCTCACGGTCCAGGAGAACAAGTTCTACGCGGACACGGCGGGCACCGTCACCACCCAGCAGCGGGTGCGGCTGCACCCGCAGCTGACCGCTGTCGCCGTCGACGAGACGACCGGCGAGTTCGACTCGATGCGCACGATCGCGCCCCCGGTGGGGCGGGGCTGGGAGTATCTGACCGGCACGGGCTGGGACTGGGAGTCCGAGCTGGAGCGGATCCCGACGCTGCTCGCGGAGAGGATGCGCGCGCCGAGCGTCGAGGCCGGGCGGTACGACCTGGTGGTCGACCCGTCGAATCTGTGGCTGACCATCCATGAGTCGATCGGCCACGCCACCGAGCTGGACCGGGCGCTGGGGTACGAGGCCGCGTACGCCGGGACCTCCTTCGCCACCTTCGACAAGCTGGGGAAGCTGGAGTACGGCTCCTCGGTGATGAATGTGACGGGCGACCGTACCGCCGAGCACGGTCTCGCCACGATCGGCTACGACGACGAGGGTGTCGAGGCGCAGTCCTGGGACCTGGTCAAGGACGGCACGCTGGTCGGCTACCAGCTGGACCGGCGGATCGCGAAGCTGACGGGCCTGGGCCGGTCCAACGGCTGCGCGTTCGCGGACTCCCCCGGGCATGTGCCGGTGCAGCGGATGGCGAATGTGTCGCTGCAGCCGGACCCGGGCGGGCTGTCGACGGACGATCTGATCGGCGGGGTCGAGCGCGGCATCTATGTGGTCGGCGACCGGTCGTGGTCGATCGACATGCAGCGCTACAACTTCCAGTTCACCGGGCAGCGCTTCTTCCGTATCGAGAACGGCCGGCTGGCGGGTCAGCTGCGCGATGTCGCTTACCAGGCGACGACGACGGACTTCTGGGGCTCGATGGAGAAGGTCGGCGGCCCGCAGACGTACGTGCTGGGCGGGGCCTTCAACTGCGGCAAGGCCCAGCCGGGCCAGGTCGCGGCGGTCTCCCACGGCTGCCCGTCCGCGCTGTTCCGCGGTGTCAACATCCTCAACACCACGCAGGAGGCCGGTCGATGA
- the tyrS gene encoding tyrosine--tRNA ligase has product MTDIVDELQWRGLIALSTDEDALRKAFADGPVTFYCGFDPTAPSLHLGNLVQILTMRRIQQAGNRPLGLVGGATGLIGDPKPNAERTLNAPEVVASWVERLRGQIERFLDFEGPYAATMVNNLDWTSGLSAIDFLRDVGKYFRVNKMIAKEAVARRLNSDAGISYTEFSYQILQGMDFLELNRRYGCTLQTGGSDQWGNLTAGTDLIHRVEPEADVHALATPLITKADGTKFGKTESGTVWLDPERTTPYAFYQFWLNADDRDVSKFLRIFSFTSREEIEELERLTEERPQARAAQRALAEELTTLVHGSDQCAAVVNASKALFGQGELAELDEPTLRAALSELPQAQVAELVPVVDLLAEVGLVASKSAGRRTVKEGGAYVNNVKVAAEDAVPARDELLHGRWLVLRRGKKNLAAVEVTAAG; this is encoded by the coding sequence GTGACGGACATCGTCGACGAACTGCAGTGGCGCGGGCTGATCGCCCTCTCCACTGACGAGGACGCATTGCGCAAGGCGTTCGCGGACGGTCCCGTCACGTTCTATTGCGGCTTCGACCCGACCGCGCCGAGCCTGCACCTGGGCAATCTGGTCCAGATCCTCACCATGCGCCGGATCCAGCAGGCGGGGAACCGCCCGCTGGGTCTGGTCGGCGGTGCCACCGGCCTGATCGGTGACCCGAAGCCCAATGCGGAGCGCACGCTGAACGCGCCCGAGGTCGTCGCGAGCTGGGTGGAGCGGCTGCGCGGGCAGATCGAGCGGTTCCTCGACTTCGAGGGTCCGTACGCCGCGACCATGGTCAACAACCTGGACTGGACGTCGGGTCTTTCGGCGATCGACTTCCTGCGCGACGTCGGCAAGTACTTCCGGGTCAACAAGATGATCGCGAAGGAGGCGGTCGCGCGGCGGCTGAACTCCGACGCGGGCATCAGCTACACCGAGTTCAGCTACCAGATCCTGCAGGGCATGGACTTCCTGGAGCTGAACCGGCGGTACGGCTGCACCCTGCAGACCGGCGGCAGCGACCAGTGGGGCAACCTCACCGCGGGCACCGACCTGATCCACCGGGTCGAGCCCGAGGCGGATGTGCACGCGCTGGCCACCCCGCTGATCACCAAGGCCGACGGTACGAAGTTCGGCAAGACGGAGTCCGGCACGGTCTGGCTCGATCCCGAGCGGACGACGCCGTACGCCTTCTACCAGTTCTGGCTGAACGCGGACGACCGGGATGTCTCCAAGTTCCTGCGGATCTTCAGCTTCACGTCCCGCGAGGAGATCGAGGAGCTGGAGAGGCTGACCGAGGAGCGGCCGCAGGCGCGTGCCGCGCAGCGGGCGCTGGCCGAGGAGCTGACGACGCTGGTGCACGGCTCCGACCAGTGCGCGGCCGTCGTCAACGCGTCGAAGGCGCTCTTCGGGCAGGGCGAGCTGGCCGAGCTCGACGAGCCGACGCTGCGGGCGGCGCTCTCCGAGCTGCCGCAGGCCCAGGTCGCCGAGCTGGTCCCGGTCGTGGACCTGCTCGCGGAGGTGGGGCTGGTGGCCAGCAAGTCGGCCGGCCGCCGCACGGTGAAGGAGGGCGGGGCCTACGTGAACAACGTGAAGGTCGCCGCCGAGGACGCGGTGCCGGCGCGGGACGAACTGCTGCACGGCCGCTGGCTCGTGCTGCGTCGCGGCAAGAAGAACCTGGCCGCGGTCGAGGTCACGGCCGCCGGCTGA
- a CDS encoding metallopeptidase TldD-related protein — protein sequence MSRSSKPHEIVERALELSTADGCVVIADEHSSANLRWAGNALTTNGVTRGRTLTVIATVDGAEGTASGVVSRSAVTADDLEPLVRAAEAAARGAEPAEDAQPLVEGVQASPDFTDAPAETSSAVFADFAPALGEAFARARAGERQLYGFANHELTSTYLGTSTGLRLRHDQPGGTLELNAKSPDRSRSAWAGRSTRDFKDVDPALLDAELAQRLGWAERRIELPAGRYETLLPPTAVADLLIYQLWSSAARDAAEGRTVFSKPGGGTRVGERLSPLPLTLRSDPNEPGLESAPFVIAHASGDDASVFDNGLPLPPTDWVRGGKLEHLVTTRHSAALTGLPVAPGAGNLILDGGGERSLEEMVSATARGLLLTCLWYIREVDPATLLLTGLTRDGVYLVENGEVVGEVNNFRFNESPVDLLSRASEAGRTEKTLPREWGDWFTRAAMPAVRVPDFNMSSVSQGV from the coding sequence ATGAGCCGCAGCAGCAAGCCGCACGAGATCGTCGAGCGGGCCCTGGAGCTGTCCACCGCCGACGGCTGTGTCGTCATCGCCGACGAGCACTCCTCCGCCAATCTCCGCTGGGCCGGCAACGCCCTCACCACCAACGGCGTCACCCGCGGCCGCACCCTCACCGTCATCGCGACCGTCGACGGCGCCGAAGGCACCGCATCCGGCGTCGTGTCGCGGTCCGCCGTCACCGCCGACGACCTCGAGCCGCTGGTGCGGGCCGCGGAGGCCGCCGCCCGTGGAGCCGAACCCGCCGAGGACGCCCAGCCTCTCGTCGAAGGGGTCCAGGCGTCCCCGGACTTCACCGACGCTCCGGCCGAGACCTCCTCGGCCGTCTTCGCCGACTTCGCGCCCGCGCTCGGCGAGGCCTTCGCCCGTGCCCGCGCCGGGGAGCGTCAGCTGTACGGCTTCGCCAACCACGAGCTGACCTCCACCTACCTCGGTACGTCGACCGGGCTGCGGCTGCGCCACGACCAGCCGGGCGGCACGCTGGAGCTCAACGCCAAGTCCCCGGACCGTTCGCGTTCCGCCTGGGCCGGCCGCTCCACGCGGGACTTCAAGGACGTGGACCCCGCACTCCTCGACGCGGAGCTCGCGCAGCGGCTCGGCTGGGCGGAGCGCCGTATCGAACTGCCCGCCGGCCGGTACGAGACGCTGCTGCCGCCCACCGCCGTGGCCGATCTGCTGATCTACCAGCTGTGGTCGTCTGCGGCCCGGGACGCGGCAGAGGGCCGTACGGTCTTCTCCAAGCCGGGCGGCGGCACCCGCGTCGGCGAGAGGCTCTCCCCGCTGCCGCTGACCCTGCGCAGCGACCCGAACGAGCCGGGCCTGGAGTCCGCGCCCTTCGTGATCGCGCACGCCTCCGGTGACGACGCCTCGGTCTTCGACAACGGCCTGCCGCTGCCGCCGACGGACTGGGTGCGCGGCGGAAAGCTGGAGCATCTGGTCACCACACGGCACAGCGCCGCGCTGACCGGGCTGCCGGTCGCGCCCGGGGCGGGCAACCTGATCCTGGACGGCGGCGGCGAGCGTTCGCTGGAGGAGATGGTGTCCGCGACCGCGCGCGGGCTGCTGCTGACCTGTCTCTGGTACATCCGCGAGGTCGACCCGGCGACGCTGCTGCTGACCGGGCTGACCCGGGACGGCGTCTATCTCGTGGAGAACGGCGAGGTCGTCGGCGAGGTCAACAACTTCCGCTTCAACGAGTCGCCCGTCGACCTGCTGTCCCGGGCCTCCGAGGCCGGCCGCACCGAGAAGACGCTGCCGCGCGAGTGGGGCGACTGGTTCACCCGGGCCGCGATGCCCGCTGTCCGGGTCCCGGATTTCAATATGAGCTCGGTCAGCCAGGGCGTATAA
- a CDS encoding GlsB/YeaQ/YmgE family stress response membrane protein: protein MGWLWAIIVGFVLGLIAKAIIPGKQHSPLWLITIFGICGAALGNWLAMGFGIDETRGIDWGRHALQLAAAVLIVFLGDRAYSTVRGDKKQRA, encoded by the coding sequence ATGGGCTGGTTGTGGGCGATCATTGTGGGATTCGTGCTGGGCCTGATCGCAAAGGCGATCATCCCCGGCAAGCAGCACAGTCCCCTGTGGCTGATCACCATTTTCGGCATCTGCGGCGCCGCACTCGGCAACTGGCTGGCGATGGGGTTCGGGATCGACGAGACCAGGGGCATCGACTGGGGCCGGCATGCGCTTCAGCTCGCGGCGGCCGTGCTCATCGTCTTCCTCGGCGACAGGGCGTACAGCACGGTACGCGGCGACAAAAAGCAGCGAGCTTGA
- a CDS encoding SixA phosphatase family protein gives MSAAVSSGGTPPGPPESRRIALLRHAKADWPQVSDHERPLAERGRQDASTAGRRLAETGIAFDLALCSTASRTRETWKLAVHELPHRPRTVYEERLYDASLGDLIALLNETPDEVNDLLVIGHNPGVHALADALAGKAEGDTLARMTKSGFPTAALAVVGFSGSWKSVEHGVGTLLEYWASHD, from the coding sequence ATGAGCGCCGCTGTGTCTTCCGGTGGGACACCCCCCGGACCTCCCGAATCCCGCAGGATCGCCCTCCTCCGGCATGCGAAGGCCGACTGGCCGCAGGTGTCCGACCATGAGCGCCCGCTCGCCGAGCGCGGCCGCCAGGACGCCTCGACGGCAGGCCGCAGACTGGCCGAGACCGGTATCGCCTTCGACCTGGCTCTGTGCTCGACAGCGAGCAGGACCCGCGAGACCTGGAAGCTGGCGGTGCACGAGCTGCCGCACCGCCCCAGGACGGTGTACGAGGAGCGGCTGTACGACGCCTCACTCGGCGATCTGATCGCGCTGCTCAACGAGACCCCGGACGAGGTGAACGATCTTCTCGTGATCGGCCACAACCCCGGGGTGCACGCGCTCGCGGACGCGCTCGCCGGCAAGGCCGAGGGTGACACGCTGGCCCGGATGACGAAGAGCGGCTTCCCGACCGCGGCGCTCGCGGTCGTGGGCTTCAGCGGCTCCTGGAAGTCCGTGGAGCACGGCGTGGGCACTCTGCTCGAATACTGGGCGTCGCACGACTGA
- a CDS encoding SGM_5486 family transporter-associated protein has translation MPVLDPNPPNGQKKLLLVFGAMIAITVVIAVIASIASP, from the coding sequence ATGCCTGTGCTCGACCCGAACCCCCCGAACGGTCAGAAGAAGCTCCTCCTCGTGTTCGGCGCGATGATCGCCATCACGGTGGTGATCGCCGTGATCGCGTCCATCGCCTCGCCCTGA
- a CDS encoding streptophobe family protein — protein MNASGSADRVRWGDVLLASIAAVSWALVGMAGAAALGLHLLGADSTAALGPMTAATVVLAVGGSVTPAGDVSAFGLEGAEATTAVDITPLGVGLVGALLLAYFFLRSLRGAGPYISGTELAARAGGVVILFVATVGGLAWAGHDVITIDGAELGLDLDKAPGAGGGGIEVPGLGDIGDIGGLLPDRVGHLVDAEAAVGFSVNTTDSLAGALFWVLGVLVIALLASRRTPLPRGAAWEAVRRTVRPAASAMVSVLLVAVLAGYAAAAYAAIGDDHPKRIAGAALIGAPNGAWLGIPLGLFVPWDGRATGELAKVLPDPLDELLRVSADEPATVSRLAELDGRVWLLAVAAAVMMLYAGVLAAARTPVDGHGAFAFAGRCAVRLGLVTALTLPLLVWLTDVSADASLSVLGIDAFGAGIELHGQMGMALLLGRRERDGRGGALLVYGRGRRAGAGRGGCGRRARAVPPGGAVPPVERRHEPVSAPAAGDPRRPDDGGPAHSTTRRAALRTGPGGGAAPARRPEKRPLRAPAVRHSGRVVSPSPPPDTVEAP, from the coding sequence ATGAACGCGAGCGGCAGTGCCGACCGGGTGCGCTGGGGCGATGTGCTGCTGGCGTCGATAGCGGCGGTGAGCTGGGCACTGGTCGGTATGGCCGGTGCGGCGGCGCTCGGACTGCACCTGCTGGGCGCGGATTCGACGGCGGCGCTCGGGCCGATGACGGCGGCCACGGTGGTGCTCGCGGTGGGCGGATCGGTCACTCCGGCAGGTGATGTGTCCGCGTTCGGGCTGGAAGGCGCAGAGGCCACGACGGCCGTCGACATCACGCCACTGGGCGTGGGCCTCGTCGGGGCGTTACTCCTTGCGTACTTCTTCCTACGCTCGCTGCGTGGCGCCGGGCCGTACATCTCGGGGACCGAACTCGCCGCGCGGGCGGGCGGGGTGGTGATTCTGTTCGTCGCGACCGTCGGCGGGCTGGCATGGGCAGGTCACGACGTCATCACGATCGACGGGGCGGAGCTGGGGCTGGACCTCGACAAGGCGCCGGGGGCCGGTGGCGGCGGTATCGAGGTACCGGGGCTGGGCGACATCGGGGACATCGGGGGGCTGTTGCCCGACCGGGTCGGGCATCTCGTGGACGCCGAGGCGGCGGTGGGGTTCAGCGTGAACACCACGGATTCGCTGGCGGGCGCGTTGTTCTGGGTGCTCGGGGTGCTGGTGATCGCACTGCTCGCGTCCCGGCGTACGCCGCTGCCCCGCGGGGCAGCGTGGGAGGCGGTGCGGCGCACCGTACGGCCGGCGGCGTCCGCGATGGTGAGCGTGCTGCTGGTCGCGGTCCTCGCGGGGTACGCGGCTGCCGCGTACGCGGCGATCGGCGACGACCACCCGAAGCGGATCGCGGGAGCGGCGCTGATCGGGGCGCCGAACGGGGCGTGGCTGGGGATACCCCTGGGGCTGTTCGTGCCCTGGGACGGCAGAGCGACGGGTGAGCTGGCGAAGGTGCTGCCTGATCCGCTGGACGAGCTGCTGCGGGTCTCGGCGGACGAGCCCGCGACCGTGAGCAGGCTGGCGGAACTGGACGGGCGGGTATGGCTGTTGGCGGTCGCGGCAGCGGTGATGATGCTGTACGCGGGGGTGCTGGCGGCGGCGCGTACACCGGTGGACGGGCACGGGGCCTTCGCGTTCGCCGGTCGGTGCGCGGTGCGTCTGGGGCTGGTCACGGCGCTGACCCTGCCGCTGCTGGTGTGGCTGACGGATGTCTCGGCGGACGCGTCGCTGTCGGTGCTGGGCATAGACGCCTTCGGCGCGGGCATCGAGCTGCACGGCCAGATGGGCATGGCGCTGCTGCTGGGGCGGCGGGAGCGGGACGGGCGGGGTGGGGCGCTGCTGGTGTACGGACGCGGGCGCCGGGCCGGCGCAGGCCGAGGTGGCTGCGGCCGACGTGCCCGGGCCGTACCGCCCGGCGGCGCCGTACCGCCCGTCGAACGACGACACGAACCCGTATCTGCGCCCGCCGCCGGGGATCCACGGCGCCCCGACGATGGTGGGCCCGCTCACTCCACCACCCGCCGCGCCGCCCTCCGCACCGGACCCGGAGGAGGGGCCGCCCCCGCCCGGCGCCCCGAGAAGCGGCCGCTGAGGGCGCCGGCTGTCCGGCACTCGGGACGCGTCGTCTCACCGTCACCTCCGCCCGATACGGTGGAAGCACCATGA
- the fabG gene encoding 3-oxoacyl-[acyl-carrier-protein] reductase produces the protein MSRSVLVTGGNRGIGLAIARAFADNGDKVAITYRSGEPPAGFLAVKCDITDAEQVEQAYKEIEEKHGPVEVLVANAGVTKDQLLMRMSEEDFTSVIDTNLTGTFRVVKRANRAMLRAKKGRVVLISSVVGLQGSPGQANYAASKAGLVGFARSLARELGSRNITFNVVAPGFVDTDMTRVLTEEQRAGIVAQVPLGRYAQPDEVAAAVRFLASDDASYITGAVIPVDGGLGMGH, from the coding sequence TTGAGCCGCTCGGTTCTCGTCACCGGAGGAAACCGGGGCATCGGCCTCGCCATCGCCCGCGCATTCGCCGACAACGGTGACAAGGTTGCGATCACCTACCGCTCCGGCGAACCGCCGGCCGGCTTCCTGGCCGTCAAGTGCGACATCACCGACGCCGAGCAGGTGGAGCAGGCCTACAAGGAGATCGAGGAGAAGCACGGTCCCGTGGAGGTGCTCGTCGCCAACGCCGGTGTCACCAAGGACCAGCTGCTGATGCGGATGTCCGAGGAGGACTTCACGTCCGTCATCGACACCAACCTCACCGGCACCTTCCGGGTCGTGAAGCGTGCCAACCGCGCCATGCTGCGGGCCAAGAAGGGCCGTGTCGTACTGATCTCCTCCGTGGTGGGGCTGCAGGGCTCCCCGGGGCAGGCGAACTACGCCGCGTCCAAGGCCGGTCTCGTCGGCTTCGCCCGTTCCCTCGCCCGTGAGCTCGGCTCGCGGAACATCACGTTCAATGTCGTCGCTCCCGGTTTTGTCGACACCGACATGACCCGGGTGCTGACCGAGGAGCAGCGCGCGGGCATCGTCGCCCAGGTGCCGCTCGGCCGCTACGCGCAGCCCGATGAAGTCGCCGCCGCGGTGCGCTTCCTCGCCTCCGACGACGCCTCGTACATCACTGGAGCCGTCATTCCCGTTGACGGCGGATTGGGCATGGGTCACTGA
- a CDS encoding DUF3099 domain-containing protein: MRKHGSAEVFRITGARQGLAEDVRGRERRYVISMSVRTLAVILAVTLWNVERPVAIVALVLGGVLPYIAVVIANAGRESAPSLPSTFVPAPSRPVIAPVSAPSPAPGATEGEPEAGASERGRQGHERT; the protein is encoded by the coding sequence ATGCGGAAGCATGGCAGCGCGGAGGTATTCCGGATCACGGGAGCCAGGCAGGGGCTCGCCGAGGATGTGCGCGGCCGGGAGCGCCGCTATGTGATCTCCATGTCGGTGCGGACCCTCGCGGTGATCCTCGCCGTCACCCTGTGGAACGTGGAACGCCCCGTGGCGATTGTGGCGCTGGTGCTGGGTGGGGTCCTCCCCTATATCGCTGTGGTGATCGCCAACGCGGGCCGGGAGAGCGCCCCTTCGCTGCCCTCGACGTTCGTCCCCGCCCCCTCCCGGCCGGTGATCGCGCCCGTCTCCGCGCCCTCGCCGGCGCCCGGCGCAACAGAGGGCGAACCGGAGGCCGGAGCCTCTGAACGGGGCCGTCAGGGGCACGAACGGACCTGA